A region from the Micrococcus cohnii genome encodes:
- the dtd gene encoding D-aminoacyl-tRNA deacylase, whose protein sequence is MRAVVQRVRSASVIVIDGQTRQRVGQIDEPGLMILLGVGVEDAEPQADSLAAKIAHLRILDGERSLVQAAAPALVVSQFTLYGDVRKGRRPSWTSSARPEQAEPLYERFVHGLQAEGVPVERGCFGAQMDVQLVNDGPFTLIVDTDDLAGPRRA, encoded by the coding sequence ATGAGAGCCGTTGTGCAGCGCGTGCGTTCCGCCTCCGTGATCGTGATTGACGGCCAGACCCGTCAGCGGGTCGGCCAGATCGACGAGCCCGGGCTGATGATCCTGCTCGGCGTCGGCGTCGAGGATGCTGAGCCGCAGGCCGACTCCCTCGCCGCGAAGATCGCCCATCTGCGCATACTCGACGGTGAGCGGTCCCTGGTGCAGGCCGCCGCGCCCGCCCTGGTCGTCAGCCAGTTCACCCTCTACGGGGACGTGCGCAAGGGGCGCCGCCCGTCCTGGACCAGCTCGGCCAGGCCCGAGCAGGCCGAGCCGCTGTACGAGCGCTTCGTGCACGGGCTCCAGGCAGAGGGCGTGCCCGTGGAGCGGGGCTGTTTCGGCGCGCAGATGGACGTGCAGCTGGTCAACGACGGACCGTTCACGCTGATCGTCGACACTGACGACCTGGCCGGCCCGCGCCGGGCCTGA